One genomic region from Nymphaea colorata isolate Beijing-Zhang1983 chromosome 12, ASM883128v2, whole genome shotgun sequence encodes:
- the LOC116265302 gene encoding glycine-rich cell wall structural protein-like: MKSVVWLTVAMVVVLSAGAEVSPSRYDEDDKHFWHHGVFGRPFRKRFGGGFGGGFGGGGGFGHGGGLGGGAGGGIGHGGGLGGGAGGGLGGGVGGGLGGGVGGGMGGGAGGGLGGGLGGGAGGGLGGGGGLGGGAGGGLGGGVGGGAGGGLGGGAGGGLGGGVGGGLGGGIGGGAGGGLGGGVGGGAGGGLGSGASGALGGGAGGGLGGGAGGGLGGGIGGGAGGGVGGGLGGHAGGGLGGGMGGGAGGGLGGGAGGGLGGGAGGGIGGGVGGGIGGGIAGSISGSISGGIGGGVGGGVGGGVAGGIGGGIGGGIGGGLGGGAGGGAGGGVGGGGGGGLGGSAGGGMGGGAGGGVGSGLGGGLKGGAGGGIGGGAGSGLGGGLGGGAGGGVGGGLGGGAAGGLGGGAGGGF; this comes from the exons ATGAAGAGTGTCGTTTGGTTGACAGTGGCGATGGTGGTGGTGCTGAGTGCTGGGGCTGAGGTTAGTCCGAGTCGGTATGATGAGGATGACAAGCACTTCTGGCATCATGGAGTCTTTGGCCGGCCGTTCAGGAAAAGGTTCGGGGGTGGCTTCGGTGGTGGTTTTGGTGGGGGAGGAGGCTTTG GCCATGGTGGTGGGCTAGGAGGTGGTGCTGGTGGCGGGATAGGCCATGGTGGTGGTTTAGGAGGTGGTGCTGGTGGCGGGTTAGGAGGCGGTGTTGGTGGCGGGCTAGgaggtggtgttggtggtggcatGGGAGGCGGTGCTGGTGGTGGTCTAGGTGGAGGGCTAGGAGGTGGGGCTGGTGGAGGGTTAGGAGGCG GTGGAGGGTTAGGAGGCGGTGCTGGTGGTGGTTTAGGTGGAGGTGTGGGAGGTGGTGCTGGTGGAGGGCTAGGAGGTGGGGCTGGTGGAGGGTTAGGAGGCGGTGTTGGGGGAGGCTTGGGTGGTGGCATAGGAGGTGGGGCTGGTGGAGGGCTAGGAGGCGGGGTCGGAGGTGGTGCTGGTGGCGGGCTCGGGAGTGGTGCTAGTGGTGCGCTAGGAGGCGGTGCCGGTGGAGGCTTAGGGGGCGGTGCTGGTGGTGGTTTAGGTGGAGGGATTGGAGGTGGAGCTGGTGGTGGTGTGGGTGGTGGGCTAGGAGGCCATGCTGGTGGTGGTTTAGGTGGAGGAATGGGGGGTGGCGCTGGCGGTGGTTTAGGTGGCGGTGCTGGCGGTGGTCTTGGTGGTGGCGCCGGTGGAGGGATAGgaggtggtgttggtggtggtaTAGGCGGAGGGATAGCTGGAAGTATTAGTGGTAGTATAAGTGGAGGGATAGGAGGCGGTGTAGGTGGAGGGGTAGGAGGAGGCGTTGCTGGTGGTATAGGTGGAGGGATTGGAGGTGGTATTGGCGGAGGTTTAGGTGGCGGTGCTGGTGGTGGTGCAGGCGGAGGGGTaggaggtggtggtggcggtgggcTAGGTGGCAGTGCTGGCGGAGGGATGGGAGGTGGTGCGGGTGGGGGTGTGGGTAGTGGTTTGGGTGGTGGACTAAAGGGAGGAGCTGGTGGTGGAATAGGAGGAGGTGCAGGTAGTGGTTTAGGTGGCGGACTAGGAGGAGGTGCAGGTGGTGGTGTTGGTGGCGGTCTAGGAGGTGGTGCAGCTGGCGGACTGGGaggtggtgctggtggtggGTTTTGA
- the LOC116266380 gene encoding F-box/LRR-repeat protein 25-like isoform X3, whose amino-acid sequence MAPSQDRLSSLPDAVIGQIFSFLPFEDAVRTSVLSKRWKHHWTSVPHLEFFEDNFDRRPWRQMMRPLLVSSGVSEWDEFTKLNFVAMVDRCLLLHCSSIQSVRLRFNPAGGHASTIERWTHQLISKKQIRALDLDLCNGNSTAERTSGSFPLLWDAGGFSPCLRSLTLRNVSLSGDAIITLLRGFNCLERLCLECCSTVMRHDLVIGGGSQQLQLESFRMVKCKGWKGLEIDAPNLRSLEYIDMVRPWRRVNLPSLSVAILDFDECDDDEGSIEDVVNLLADLTHVKSLSVSPAAFWLTLMAALFEEELGGFLVLLSNCHRLQMLTINDSSYCRLPQWDAWRKHDVHGCLVHHLKTVKVNSFAGSDGETLFVKFLLENAAVLEYLVIKIARWRLNEVDTLDIANKLLALPRSSISAKIMVS is encoded by the exons ATGGCACCCTCCCAAGACCGGCTGAGTTCTCTCCCCGATGCTGTGATCGGCCAAATCTTCTCCTTCCTGCCTTTTGAAGATGCGGTGAGGACCAGCGTTCTATCGAAGAGGTGGAAGCACCACTGGACCTCTGTCCCTCATCTCGAGTTTTTCGAAGACAACTTCGATCGACGCCCCTGGAGACAGATGATGCGGCCACTGCTCGTCTCATCTGGAGTTTCAGAGTGGGATGAATTCACCAAACTCAATTTCGTCGCCATGGTCGATCGTTGCCTCCTGCTCCATTGCTCCTCTATCCAGAGCGTTCGCCTCCGCTTCAATCCCGCCGGCGGTCACGCCTCTACCATCGAGAGATGGACCCACCAACTAATCTCCAAGAAACAAATCCGAGCGCTAGACCTTGATTTATGCAATGGGAACTCAACAGCAGAGAGGACCTCCGGGAGCTTCCCTCTTTTGTGGGACGCCGGCGGCTTCTCTCCTTGCCTCAGGAGCCTCACTCTGCGAAACGTGTCCTTGTCTGGGGACGCCATTATCACGCTGCTTCGTGGGTTCAATTGTCTTGAGAGATTATGTTTGGAGTGCTGCAGCACAGTAATGCGCCATGATCTCGTCATCGGTGGAGGAAGCCAACAGCTGCAGCTCGAGAGTTTCAGGATGGTGAAGTGTAAGGGATGGAAGGGATTGGAGATCGACGCACCGAATCTCCGGTCGCTCGAATACATCGACATGGTGAGGCCGTGGCGACGGGTGAACTTACCGTCCCTGTCCGTTGCCATTCTTGACTTCGATGAGTGTGATGACGACGAAGGGAGCATAGAGGATGTGGTGAATCTTCTTGCTGATCTCACTCATGTGAAATCTCTATCAGTTTCTCCGGCCGCTTTTTGG CTCACACTGATGGCTGCACTGTTTGAAGAAGAGCTGGGCGGCTTCTTGGTGTTGCTTTCTAATTGCCATCGTCTTCAAATGCTCACG ATTAATGACTCTAGCTACTGTCGTCTTCCTCAGTGGGATGCTTGGAGAAAGCATGATGTTCATGGGTGTCTTGTGCATCATCTCAAGACAGTCAAGGTGAATAGCTTTGCAGGAAGTGACGGTGAAACTctgtttgtgaaatttttgcTCGAGAATGCTGCGGTGCTCGAGTATCTTGTCATCAAGATAGCAAGGTGGCGTCTCAATGAAGTTGACACACTTGATATTGCCAACAAGTTATTAGCTTTACCAAGAAGCTCTATCAGCGCCAAAATCATGGTTTCATGA
- the LOC116266380 gene encoding putative FBD-associated F-box protein At5g38570 isoform X1 codes for MAPSQDRLSSLPDAVIGQIFSFLPFEDAVRTSVLSKRWKHHWTSVPHLEFFEDNFDRRPWRQMMRPLLVSSGVSEWDEFTKLNFVAMVDRCLLLHCSSIQSVRLRFNPAGGHASTIERWTHQLISKKQIRALDLDLCNGNSTAERTSGSFPLLWDAGGFSPCLRSLTLRNVSLSGDAIITLLRGFNCLERLCLECCSTVMRHDLVIGGGSQQLQLESFRMVKCKGWKGLEIDAPNLRSLEYIDMVRPWRRVNLPSLSVAILDFDECDDDEGSIEDVVNLLADLTHVKSLSVSPAAFWALSNGESVQEALSNGFHNLKQLTLMAALFEEELGGFLVLLSNCHRLQMLTINDSSYCRLPQWDAWRKHDVHGCLVHHLKTVKVNSFAGSDGETLFVKFLLENAAVLEYLVIKIARWRLNEVDTLDIANKLLALPRSSISAKIMVS; via the exons ATGGCACCCTCCCAAGACCGGCTGAGTTCTCTCCCCGATGCTGTGATCGGCCAAATCTTCTCCTTCCTGCCTTTTGAAGATGCGGTGAGGACCAGCGTTCTATCGAAGAGGTGGAAGCACCACTGGACCTCTGTCCCTCATCTCGAGTTTTTCGAAGACAACTTCGATCGACGCCCCTGGAGACAGATGATGCGGCCACTGCTCGTCTCATCTGGAGTTTCAGAGTGGGATGAATTCACCAAACTCAATTTCGTCGCCATGGTCGATCGTTGCCTCCTGCTCCATTGCTCCTCTATCCAGAGCGTTCGCCTCCGCTTCAATCCCGCCGGCGGTCACGCCTCTACCATCGAGAGATGGACCCACCAACTAATCTCCAAGAAACAAATCCGAGCGCTAGACCTTGATTTATGCAATGGGAACTCAACAGCAGAGAGGACCTCCGGGAGCTTCCCTCTTTTGTGGGACGCCGGCGGCTTCTCTCCTTGCCTCAGGAGCCTCACTCTGCGAAACGTGTCCTTGTCTGGGGACGCCATTATCACGCTGCTTCGTGGGTTCAATTGTCTTGAGAGATTATGTTTGGAGTGCTGCAGCACAGTAATGCGCCATGATCTCGTCATCGGTGGAGGAAGCCAACAGCTGCAGCTCGAGAGTTTCAGGATGGTGAAGTGTAAGGGATGGAAGGGATTGGAGATCGACGCACCGAATCTCCGGTCGCTCGAATACATCGACATGGTGAGGCCGTGGCGACGGGTGAACTTACCGTCCCTGTCCGTTGCCATTCTTGACTTCGATGAGTGTGATGACGACGAAGGGAGCATAGAGGATGTGGTGAATCTTCTTGCTGATCTCACTCATGTGAAATCTCTATCAGTTTCTCCGGCCGCTTTTTGG GCGCTTTCCAATGGCGAGTCTGTACAAGAGGCCTTATCCAACGGATTTCACAACTTGAAACAGCTCACACTGATGGCTGCACTGTTTGAAGAAGAGCTGGGCGGCTTCTTGGTGTTGCTTTCTAATTGCCATCGTCTTCAAATGCTCACG ATTAATGACTCTAGCTACTGTCGTCTTCCTCAGTGGGATGCTTGGAGAAAGCATGATGTTCATGGGTGTCTTGTGCATCATCTCAAGACAGTCAAGGTGAATAGCTTTGCAGGAAGTGACGGTGAAACTctgtttgtgaaatttttgcTCGAGAATGCTGCGGTGCTCGAGTATCTTGTCATCAAGATAGCAAGGTGGCGTCTCAATGAAGTTGACACACTTGATATTGCCAACAAGTTATTAGCTTTACCAAGAAGCTCTATCAGCGCCAAAATCATGGTTTCATGA
- the LOC116266380 gene encoding putative FBD-associated F-box protein At5g38570 isoform X2, with the protein MAPSQDRLSSLPDAVIGQIFSFLPFEDAVRTSVLSKRWKHHWTSVPHLEFFEDNFDRRPWRQMMRPLLVSSGVSEWDEFTKLNFVAMVDRCLLLHCSSIQSVRLRFNPAGGHASTIERWTHQLISKKQIRALDLDLCNGNSTAERTSGSFPLLWDAGGFSPCLRSLTLRNVSLSGDAIITLLRGFNCLERLCLECCSTVMRHDLVIGGGSQQLQLESFRMVKCKGWKGLEIDAPNLRSLEYIDMVRPWRRVNLPSLSVAILDFDECDDDEGSIEDVVNLLADLTHVKSLSVSPAAFWALSNGESVQEALSNGFHNLKQLTLMAALFEEELGGFLVLLSNCHRLQMLTWDAWRKHDVHGCLVHHLKTVKVNSFAGSDGETLFVKFLLENAAVLEYLVIKIARWRLNEVDTLDIANKLLALPRSSISAKIMVS; encoded by the exons ATGGCACCCTCCCAAGACCGGCTGAGTTCTCTCCCCGATGCTGTGATCGGCCAAATCTTCTCCTTCCTGCCTTTTGAAGATGCGGTGAGGACCAGCGTTCTATCGAAGAGGTGGAAGCACCACTGGACCTCTGTCCCTCATCTCGAGTTTTTCGAAGACAACTTCGATCGACGCCCCTGGAGACAGATGATGCGGCCACTGCTCGTCTCATCTGGAGTTTCAGAGTGGGATGAATTCACCAAACTCAATTTCGTCGCCATGGTCGATCGTTGCCTCCTGCTCCATTGCTCCTCTATCCAGAGCGTTCGCCTCCGCTTCAATCCCGCCGGCGGTCACGCCTCTACCATCGAGAGATGGACCCACCAACTAATCTCCAAGAAACAAATCCGAGCGCTAGACCTTGATTTATGCAATGGGAACTCAACAGCAGAGAGGACCTCCGGGAGCTTCCCTCTTTTGTGGGACGCCGGCGGCTTCTCTCCTTGCCTCAGGAGCCTCACTCTGCGAAACGTGTCCTTGTCTGGGGACGCCATTATCACGCTGCTTCGTGGGTTCAATTGTCTTGAGAGATTATGTTTGGAGTGCTGCAGCACAGTAATGCGCCATGATCTCGTCATCGGTGGAGGAAGCCAACAGCTGCAGCTCGAGAGTTTCAGGATGGTGAAGTGTAAGGGATGGAAGGGATTGGAGATCGACGCACCGAATCTCCGGTCGCTCGAATACATCGACATGGTGAGGCCGTGGCGACGGGTGAACTTACCGTCCCTGTCCGTTGCCATTCTTGACTTCGATGAGTGTGATGACGACGAAGGGAGCATAGAGGATGTGGTGAATCTTCTTGCTGATCTCACTCATGTGAAATCTCTATCAGTTTCTCCGGCCGCTTTTTGG GCGCTTTCCAATGGCGAGTCTGTACAAGAGGCCTTATCCAACGGATTTCACAACTTGAAACAGCTCACACTGATGGCTGCACTGTTTGAAGAAGAGCTGGGCGGCTTCTTGGTGTTGCTTTCTAATTGCCATCGTCTTCAAATGCTCACG TGGGATGCTTGGAGAAAGCATGATGTTCATGGGTGTCTTGTGCATCATCTCAAGACAGTCAAGGTGAATAGCTTTGCAGGAAGTGACGGTGAAACTctgtttgtgaaatttttgcTCGAGAATGCTGCGGTGCTCGAGTATCTTGTCATCAAGATAGCAAGGTGGCGTCTCAATGAAGTTGACACACTTGATATTGCCAACAAGTTATTAGCTTTACCAAGAAGCTCTATCAGCGCCAAAATCATGGTTTCATGA